In the genome of Nocardia sp. NBC_00416, one region contains:
- the glpD gene encoding glycerol-3-phosphate dehydrogenase: MTIQPGSQFLGPDQRRAAWDRLGKDHFDVIVVGGGVVGAGIALDAATRGLKVALVEARDLASGTSSRSSKMFHGGLRYLEQLEFGLVREALKERELSMSRLAPHLVKPLRFLYPLTRRAWERPYVAAGLFLYDTMGGAKSVPGQRHLSRHGALRLAPGLRGNSLIGGISYYDTVVDDARHTMTVARTAAHYGAVIRTSTQVVGFLREADRVVGVQIRDSEDGTTGEVRGHVVINAAGVWTDEVQALSQQRGRFHVRASKGVHIVVPRDRIISDAAIILRTTTSVLFVIPWGAHWIVGTTDTDWNLDLAHPAATKADIDYLLDRVNEVLVTPLTHADIDGVYAGLRPLLAGESDETSKLSREHAVARIAPGLVAIAGGKYTTYRVMAYDAVDEAAQDIPVRVSPSITEKVPLLGADGYFALVNQTVTLAEEYGVHPYRVKHLLDRYGSLIDEVMALAADRPDLRQPIGAAPSYLRVEAVYAVAAEGALHLDDVLARRTRISIEYPHRGAECAEEVARLIAPVLGWSDAETDREIGTYLARVDAEVRSQTQPDDAAADALRIAAPEPRPEILEPVPPGG; this comes from the coding sequence GTGACCATACAGCCGGGATCGCAGTTTCTCGGACCCGATCAGCGTCGAGCCGCATGGGACCGTCTGGGCAAGGACCATTTCGATGTGATCGTGGTGGGCGGCGGTGTCGTGGGCGCCGGGATCGCGCTCGACGCCGCCACCCGCGGGCTGAAAGTGGCGCTGGTGGAAGCGCGGGACCTCGCCTCGGGTACCTCCAGCCGGTCGTCGAAGATGTTCCACGGCGGCCTGCGGTATCTCGAACAGCTCGAATTCGGGTTGGTGCGCGAGGCGTTGAAGGAACGCGAACTGTCGATGTCGCGGCTGGCGCCCCACCTGGTGAAGCCGCTTCGCTTCCTCTACCCGCTCACCCGGCGCGCCTGGGAACGGCCCTATGTCGCGGCGGGACTGTTCCTCTACGACACCATGGGTGGGGCCAAATCCGTTCCGGGACAACGCCATCTGTCGCGTCACGGCGCATTGCGGCTGGCGCCCGGTCTGCGCGGAAATTCGCTGATCGGCGGGATCAGCTACTACGACACAGTGGTGGACGACGCCCGTCACACCATGACCGTGGCCCGCACCGCCGCCCACTACGGCGCGGTGATCCGCACCTCCACCCAGGTCGTGGGTTTCCTGCGGGAAGCCGACCGGGTGGTCGGGGTGCAGATACGCGACAGTGAGGACGGAACCACCGGCGAGGTCCGCGGGCATGTGGTGATCAACGCGGCGGGCGTGTGGACCGACGAGGTGCAGGCGCTGTCGCAGCAGCGGGGCCGGTTCCATGTGCGGGCGTCCAAAGGCGTGCACATCGTCGTTCCCCGCGACCGGATCATCAGCGACGCCGCGATCATCCTGCGCACCACCACCTCGGTGCTGTTCGTGATCCCGTGGGGCGCGCATTGGATCGTCGGCACCACCGATACCGATTGGAATCTCGATCTGGCCCACCCGGCCGCCACCAAAGCCGATATCGACTACCTGCTGGACCGGGTGAACGAAGTGCTGGTCACCCCGTTGACCCATGCCGATATCGACGGTGTGTACGCGGGCCTGCGGCCACTACTGGCCGGGGAGAGCGATGAGACCTCGAAGCTGTCGCGGGAGCACGCGGTAGCGCGGATCGCGCCCGGACTGGTGGCGATCGCCGGCGGCAAGTACACGACCTACCGGGTGATGGCCTACGACGCGGTGGACGAGGCCGCACAGGACATCCCGGTCCGCGTCTCGCCCTCCATCACCGAGAAAGTCCCGCTGCTCGGCGCCGACGGGTATTTCGCGCTGGTCAACCAGACCGTGACGCTCGCCGAAGAGTACGGGGTGCACCCGTACCGGGTGAAGCATCTGCTGGACCGGTACGGCTCGCTGATCGACGAGGTCATGGCCCTGGCCGCCGACCGTCCCGATCTGCGGCAGCCGATCGGCGCCGCGCCGTCCTACCTGCGGGTGGAGGCGGTGTACGCGGTGGCCGCCGAAGGCGCGCTACATCTGGACGACGTCCTCGCGCGGCGCACCCGGATCTCCATCGAGTACCCGCACCGCGGCGCCGAATGCGCCGAGGAGGTCGCCCGCCTCATCGCCCCGGTACTCGGCTGGAGCGATGCGGAGACCGATCGCGAGATCGGGACCTATCTGGCTCGGGTGGACGCCGAGGTCCGTTCGCAGACCCAGCCGGACGACGCCGCCGCCGACGCGCTGCGCATCGCCGCTCCCGAGCCGCGGCCCGAGATCCTGGAACCGGTCCCGCCCGGCGGCTGA
- a CDS encoding DNA-formamidopyrimidine glycosylase family protein, with product MPEGDVVFLAAGRLRAALDGTTLTRSDFRVPRYATVDLRGQVVDSVGSYGKHLFIRTDTVSVHTHLKMEGSWRVFHCGQRWTKPRVAARVVLGTAETEAVGFDLGLVEVLRRADEHTAIDHLGPDLLGAGWDPAAAVDRLIRDPDLPIGLALLDQRNLAGIGNIYRSEICYLRRIHPARPVGEVADLLALVHEAHRVLHRAAHQPPWRPLVYGRARLPCQRCGTTLRVDLLGETAPRHDRVSRRERGIYYCPKCQVPPA from the coding sequence ATGCCCGAAGGTGATGTCGTCTTCCTCGCCGCCGGCCGGTTACGGGCCGCGCTCGACGGCACGACCCTCACCCGCAGCGACTTCCGCGTGCCCCGGTACGCGACCGTCGACCTGCGCGGCCAGGTCGTGGACAGTGTGGGCAGCTACGGCAAGCATCTGTTCATCCGCACCGACACGGTCAGCGTGCATACGCATCTGAAGATGGAGGGCAGCTGGCGGGTGTTCCACTGCGGCCAGCGCTGGACCAAGCCGCGGGTCGCCGCGCGGGTCGTGCTCGGAACCGCCGAGACCGAGGCGGTGGGGTTCGACCTCGGGCTGGTGGAGGTGCTGCGTCGCGCCGATGAGCACACCGCCATCGACCATCTGGGCCCCGACCTGCTGGGCGCCGGTTGGGACCCGGCAGCGGCCGTGGACCGGCTCATCCGCGACCCGGACCTGCCGATCGGGCTGGCCCTGCTCGATCAACGAAATCTCGCCGGGATCGGCAATATCTACCGCAGTGAGATCTGCTACCTGCGTCGCATCCACCCGGCACGCCCGGTCGGCGAGGTCGCCGATCTCCTGGCACTCGTGCACGAGGCGCATCGGGTATTGCACCGGGCCGCGCATCAACCGCCGTGGCGACCGCTCGTCTACGGCCGTGCCCGGCTCCCGTGCCAGCGCTGCGGCACCACGCTGCGGGTCGACCTGCTGGGTGAGACCGCCCCGCGCCACGACCGGGTGAGCCGCCGGGAACGCGGAATCTACTACTGCCCGAAATGCCAGGTCCCACCAGCGTGA
- the vapB gene encoding type II toxin-antitoxin system VapB family antitoxin produces the protein MTDILIRAVPGAVIDEIDRQASGLGISRTEFLRRRLSREFRPVGGLTTEDLVRLAGLIGDVHSGELPFAELAGPVLPDTEIPGPGLADPDMVDGASA, from the coding sequence ATGACAGACATACTGATCCGTGCCGTGCCCGGCGCAGTGATCGACGAGATCGACCGGCAAGCCAGTGGCTTGGGTATATCCCGTACCGAATTCCTCCGCCGCCGACTCAGCCGGGAATTCCGGCCGGTCGGCGGACTGACCACCGAGGACCTGGTCCGGCTGGCCGGACTCATCGGCGATGTTCACTCGGGCGAACTCCCCTTCGCCGAACTCGCCGGCCCCGTTCTTCCCGACACCGAAATCCCCGGCCCCGGGCTCGCCGACCCGGATATGGTCGACGGCGCAAGCGCCTGA
- a CDS encoding histidine phosphatase family protein yields MPGVRKLDLISHGVTEALRGARFPADEPLTPAGRAALTDRSVEPPAGARILAGPERRTRETAELLGLDAAPLSRLRDLDAGAWHGAELGLLPPEQVARWLTEPGYREHGGESILDVLERVHGWLDELSGEPGGHTVAVTHPAVIRAVLVLALDAAPESFWRIDVAPGSRVRLHHRTAWTLRVV; encoded by the coding sequence GTGCCTGGTGTTCGCAAACTCGACTTGATCTCCCACGGTGTCACCGAGGCGCTGCGCGGGGCTCGCTTCCCGGCCGACGAACCGCTGACCCCGGCGGGGCGCGCGGCGCTGACGGACCGGTCGGTCGAACCACCGGCGGGCGCGCGGATCCTCGCGGGCCCGGAACGGCGGACCAGAGAGACTGCCGAACTGCTCGGCCTGGACGCCGCACCACTATCGAGATTACGCGATCTCGACGCCGGGGCCTGGCACGGCGCCGAACTCGGCCTGCTGCCGCCGGAGCAGGTGGCGCGCTGGCTCACCGAGCCCGGGTACCGCGAACACGGGGGAGAGTCGATTCTGGACGTGCTGGAGCGCGTGCACGGGTGGCTGGACGAGCTCTCCGGAGAGCCGGGCGGGCATACGGTCGCGGTTACCCATCCGGCCGTGATCCGGGCCGTTCTGGTCCTGGCCCTGGATGCGGCGCCGGAGTCTTTCTGGCGGATCGATGTGGCGCCGGGTAGCCGGGTCCGGCTGCATCACCGCACCGCGTGGACGCTGCGGGTGGTGTGA